The proteins below are encoded in one region of Roseovarius bejariae:
- a CDS encoding IS110 family transposase: MEDFAGLDVSLRSCAICVVDAKGKVMLERELPCEVGDIADYLNSLGHPIERVGFEAGTLSQHLFYGLTSEGFDVVCMEARQVNAVLSAMRNKTDKNDARGIAHVLRTGWFSPVHMKSREAHGVRALLSTRKALLNKTIDLANEVRGLLKIFGLRLPKTVQHGSFDGLVRPMIEMDEVLAHAIIPLLDARLVLYQHFLELDRRVKRAAARDEVCLRMMTVPGVGPIAALTFKAAVDDPARFKRSRTVAAHIGLTPRRYQSGEHDNPRRISKAGDRDVRATLYAAANALLMRTMAGSQIKSWGMRLVRTKGRRRAVVAVARKLAVLLHRMWADGTEFRPAEVKGTA; the protein is encoded by the coding sequence ATGGAAGATTTTGCCGGTTTGGATGTGTCACTTCGCTCATGTGCCATCTGTGTCGTAGATGCCAAAGGCAAGGTGATGCTCGAAAGGGAACTGCCCTGTGAAGTCGGCGATATCGCCGATTACTTGAACAGTTTAGGCCATCCGATAGAACGCGTTGGTTTTGAGGCTGGCACGCTGAGCCAGCATCTCTTTTATGGTCTGACCAGTGAAGGTTTTGATGTCGTCTGCATGGAAGCCCGCCAAGTGAACGCTGTCCTTTCAGCGATGCGCAACAAGACCGACAAGAACGACGCGCGTGGGATTGCCCATGTTCTGCGAACCGGCTGGTTCAGCCCGGTCCACATGAAGAGCCGGGAAGCGCATGGTGTGCGAGCCTTGCTCAGCACCCGCAAAGCATTGCTCAACAAGACAATTGATCTCGCCAATGAAGTGCGCGGGCTGCTGAAGATCTTCGGCCTCCGTCTTCCCAAGACAGTGCAGCATGGCAGCTTTGACGGCCTCGTCCGTCCGATGATTGAAATGGATGAGGTCCTGGCGCATGCGATTATCCCGCTGCTCGATGCGCGACTGGTCTTGTATCAGCACTTTCTTGAACTGGACCGCCGTGTGAAACGTGCCGCCGCCCGGGATGAGGTCTGCCTCCGGATGATGACCGTTCCGGGTGTCGGGCCGATTGCCGCGCTGACCTTCAAGGCTGCCGTTGACGATCCTGCGCGCTTCAAACGGTCTCGCACGGTTGCTGCTCATATTGGGCTGACACCAAGGCGCTATCAATCTGGCGAGCATGACAATCCCAGAAGAATTTCCAAAGCCGGAGACCGGGATGTCCGAGCGACGCTTTATGCGGCTGCAAATGCCCTACTGATGCGCACGATGGCGGGCTCTCAGATCAAATCTTGGGGCATGCGACTGGTGCGAACCAAAGGACGCCGCCGCGCCGTTGTCGCGGTGGCCAGAAAGTTGGCCGTCCTGCTGCATAGAATGTGGGCAGATGGCACCGAGTTCCGTCCGGCCGAGGTGAAGGGCACAGCATGA
- a CDS encoding MIT C-terminal domain-containing protein codes for MQAPADCPINILRPHEACTGTGVEFTWAFDGSSSAHARDIVTDTGWKIVLDRGLDIFQPPVKRDGFNLGDRLQEHRMVKGFYVTYVQELRT; via the coding sequence CTGCAAGCACCTGCTGATTGCCCCATCAACATTTTACGACCACATGAAGCCTGTACAGGAACAGGCGTCGAATTCACGTGGGCTTTCGATGGTAGCAGTTCAGCCCATGCGCGGGACATTGTGACGGATACTGGCTGGAAGATTGTGCTTGACCGCGGACTCGACATTTTCCAGCCACCGGTGAAACGCGACGGGTTCAACCTTGGCGATCGACTTCAAGAACACCGCATGGTCAAAGGCTTTTACGTGACTTATGTGCAGGAATTGCGAACCTGA
- a CDS encoding SNF2-related protein, with translation MDDYTGFLVSTLALRRVRDALSWERLGALGVAADPYEHQIQNVLTVLDAPDIRHLIADEVGLGKTVQALMVLNVLKREDPSLRVAIVAPRRISYQWQVELSVRGHISAEMWTEDTELEIIGGGGYVHIIKSDLVRSTPVVPDPANYDMLIVDEPHILSLEQARFLSGLCRSGRNGSRFRHVLLLTATPRLGSPDWARAVFGMIETDRANLANQSGQNLDDVLKELGRDCYEMVSSNKLSAEAAMWAVTKNRRILRQTRAAWPETAPKRRIKTILSKPNDAEMARVDLANKRLGRENLSRNLQVDGAPWQPARQLFWARETMLRALRHDTFSVLGNDTRECVDASVADYGDTLFEDLCDTLLSIWERDADRRAIIVAGDTPTVDSLKTRLSRMFPELEEDDLIATMRGGQHTSMVDVVGAVHSGARILILEEVVEAGLNLHHFADDLIFYNLPWSIARVDQLIGRLDRLRPGGFKRTLDGKSIGDITIWRMVVEQSPDHRVLQAMDRLGVFDAPLPYLDDETISRLENAVARAAGGLSGNHEDELALLEELSSGVEQSKQLLSMKALPQAAPEAMLDFVRAGERDAVAVINLLSNCGAFRVHPLSSADNEKVRLLKYPPFGTEPPIVLGDMDERNGEILRTTRSRLNDPKKDVMLKGDQVGRRARFFSTGDALHDDLIGQLRSDAQTRFATPPQHPIGVELPEGALRDSCAGCTVAISVAAFLPGSDLPDPRLRELEDDLWEHGRVDGLRRIDEWLLAGLEADRRWLRLRFDASLYVEATLIEDDGETRDVDRDGLRDLLSGKGTPRTGSRSPRLPKCERATEVFSEHFRKFHKSEKDRLAEKRAGVIKDFQARSAILAADTEVFVKGSAVTAERLTQRKSAAQNSDLQQMLEGQVAAEKRRAEARQQAADMRTKLLSQDLVNMFDHSAPILSHGLFRLFAAD, from the coding sequence ATGGATGATTATACAGGTTTTCTCGTAAGCACATTGGCTCTCCGAAGAGTTCGGGATGCCTTGTCGTGGGAAAGGCTGGGAGCGTTGGGAGTTGCCGCCGACCCTTATGAGCATCAGATACAGAATGTCCTGACAGTCCTTGATGCCCCGGACATCAGGCATTTGATCGCAGATGAGGTTGGGTTGGGGAAAACGGTTCAGGCGCTCATGGTGTTGAACGTCCTGAAACGTGAGGATCCGTCATTACGGGTTGCCATAGTTGCACCGCGAAGGATCAGCTATCAGTGGCAGGTCGAGCTCTCTGTTCGCGGACATATTTCCGCAGAAATGTGGACTGAAGACACAGAACTCGAAATCATTGGCGGTGGCGGATACGTCCACATCATCAAGAGTGACCTGGTCAGGTCGACACCGGTTGTGCCAGACCCTGCCAACTACGATATGTTAATCGTTGATGAGCCTCACATTTTGAGCCTCGAACAAGCGAGGTTTCTCTCTGGTCTCTGCCGTTCCGGGCGGAATGGCAGCAGGTTCAGACACGTCCTTCTACTGACAGCAACTCCAAGACTGGGTAGCCCCGACTGGGCGCGTGCGGTTTTTGGAATGATTGAGACGGATCGCGCGAACCTTGCAAATCAATCCGGACAGAATTTGGACGACGTCCTGAAAGAGCTCGGTCGCGACTGCTACGAGATGGTCTCCAGCAATAAATTGTCTGCTGAAGCCGCAATGTGGGCGGTAACCAAGAACCGTCGCATCCTACGCCAGACACGGGCAGCATGGCCGGAGACCGCTCCCAAGCGCAGGATCAAGACCATACTTTCCAAACCAAACGACGCTGAAATGGCGCGCGTCGATTTGGCAAACAAGCGCCTTGGACGAGAAAACCTGTCGCGCAATCTGCAAGTTGATGGTGCCCCCTGGCAACCAGCCAGACAGCTGTTCTGGGCAAGGGAAACCATGCTTCGAGCTCTCAGACACGACACGTTTTCGGTGCTCGGAAACGACACCCGTGAGTGTGTTGACGCTTCGGTGGCCGACTATGGGGACACACTCTTCGAGGACCTATGCGATACGCTGCTCAGTATCTGGGAGAGGGATGCAGACCGGCGTGCCATTATTGTTGCCGGGGATACACCGACAGTCGACAGCCTGAAGACAAGGCTTTCCCGAATGTTCCCCGAACTTGAAGAGGATGATCTGATCGCGACGATGCGAGGTGGCCAGCATACGAGCATGGTGGACGTCGTTGGCGCGGTCCACAGCGGCGCAAGGATTCTTATTCTGGAAGAGGTGGTCGAAGCGGGGTTGAACCTGCATCATTTCGCTGACGATCTGATTTTCTACAATCTGCCTTGGAGCATTGCGAGGGTCGACCAACTTATTGGCCGATTGGATCGACTACGTCCAGGCGGGTTCAAAAGGACTCTGGACGGGAAATCTATCGGGGACATCACGATCTGGCGAATGGTGGTGGAGCAGTCACCGGATCACCGGGTTTTGCAAGCCATGGATCGTCTCGGCGTTTTTGATGCTCCGTTGCCCTATCTTGATGATGAAACGATCTCGCGTCTTGAAAATGCCGTAGCGAGAGCGGCAGGTGGTCTCTCGGGAAACCACGAAGACGAATTGGCGCTGTTGGAGGAACTGAGCTCAGGGGTGGAGCAATCAAAGCAGCTCCTCTCAATGAAAGCACTCCCTCAAGCGGCTCCCGAGGCAATGCTGGATTTCGTCCGGGCTGGTGAAAGGGATGCCGTGGCTGTCATAAATCTTTTGTCGAACTGTGGCGCGTTTCGTGTTCATCCCTTGTCGAGCGCAGACAACGAAAAGGTCCGATTGCTCAAATACCCGCCATTCGGAACGGAACCCCCGATCGTCTTGGGCGACATGGATGAAAGAAACGGGGAAATTCTACGAACTACACGTTCTCGTCTCAATGATCCGAAAAAGGACGTAATGCTGAAGGGAGATCAGGTTGGAAGAAGAGCACGTTTCTTTTCCACAGGGGATGCTCTGCATGATGATCTGATAGGCCAACTACGTTCTGACGCTCAAACTCGTTTCGCTACTCCGCCGCAACACCCGATCGGAGTAGAATTGCCGGAAGGAGCACTACGGGACTCTTGTGCAGGCTGCACAGTAGCGATCTCGGTAGCGGCATTCCTCCCCGGATCAGACCTGCCTGACCCGCGCCTGCGTGAGCTGGAAGATGACCTATGGGAGCATGGTCGTGTCGACGGCTTGAGACGTATCGACGAATGGCTGCTCGCTGGTCTTGAGGCTGATCGCCGGTGGCTCCGGCTTCGTTTCGACGCATCTCTCTATGTAGAGGCAACTTTGATCGAGGATGACGGCGAAACCAGAGACGTGGATCGAGATGGTCTGAGAGATCTGCTCTCAGGTAAAGGAACACCCAGAACAGGCTCCAGATCTCCTCGATTGCCAAAATGCGAGCGAGCCACCGAAGTATTTTCTGAACATTTCAGAAAATTCCACAAGTCAGAGAAGGACAGGCTCGCGGAGAAGAGAGCGGGGGTGATCAAAGATTTTCAGGCCCGTTCAGCGATCTTGGCGGCAGATACAGAAGTCTTCGTCAAGGGGAGTGCTGTGACTGCGGAGCGTCTTACTCAGCGGAAAAGCGCGGCCCAGAATTCCGATTTACAGCAGATGCTCGAAGGACAAGTAGCAGCAGAGAAACGGCGAGCCGAAGCGCGGCAACAGGCGGCCGACATGCGCACCAAGCTATTGTCTCAAGATCTCGTCAATATGTTTGACCATAGCGCTCCAATCTTGTCGCATGGCTTGTTCAGACTCTTCGCCGCCGATTGA
- a CDS encoding UvrD-helicase domain-containing protein: MTPRQILADFLRHEVFSLGSLSRSKSITVLAVKAQTLGIEKDISHTLAIEVLDDLVLAGDIGAWTSFGEPMLLFLDRRATAIDEQNTVIFGGAPADGELFGLLRRIATDTVFEQETSEFSPNLSEVETQSIAALVNDGKWSPSVSLSPALRKALLHLGCEPDAKLSAPADDILKEWLLTLTPASQSGGLDVSQQIVVSEDQNARLVVTAGPGCGKTHTASARVIELVKSGVSPASIHLITFTRVAAQEISERVTSALADQVYGAGIQSFTLDSFAWHLIGSIEDQAASGGFDRSIRRASALLSAREQRLLDWVGRIGHLIIDEAQDVVGIRQELCTQLIAALPASVGVTVFGDWAQAIYGAWSDQSKKTSSSASNLHSHLSASEDWKKLELSFNHRAGSSKLKALASNAREALGDTELPNKERYLLVREMLENAASTQGADLLDQRIPWSFDNLILTRSRMAAETASARLSLRGRPHRLKLSGHTQVVEPLIGAICAGKTAGELLTQSDVEQRMEALSPAPFGWTSDEAYDLLKSVAGTGKAVPRLSDIVAKIEQSPILIAHDYIGQSGPLIGSVHGAKGKEAEDVFFLMPPIPDHEDVDWDEEARVLFVAGSRASKRLHLGRTRPVFGSVRTDGSRWISGRGGGLALSGNDGLSPLPGRDAVDAIWEATFDQPRCTFRRESVDSEWHLVLQNGKAVAIAIDPLAENLNYLADGALSLPLGSLRIAGSSTVVATRRDGKPIGVSLLPVLQGTARSGSQFDEKGNA, translated from the coding sequence ATGACACCAAGACAGATTCTCGCTGATTTTCTGCGGCACGAGGTATTTTCACTTGGATCACTATCACGATCCAAATCCATCACGGTGCTTGCGGTCAAAGCGCAGACACTTGGCATCGAGAAAGACATTTCCCACACCTTGGCGATCGAAGTCCTCGATGACTTGGTTCTTGCCGGCGATATTGGTGCATGGACCTCCTTTGGAGAGCCGATGCTCCTCTTCCTTGATCGCCGAGCGACGGCGATTGATGAACAGAACACGGTAATTTTCGGGGGGGCGCCCGCGGATGGAGAACTTTTTGGACTTCTCCGCCGAATTGCAACGGATACTGTATTCGAGCAGGAAACGTCCGAGTTTTCGCCAAATCTCTCGGAAGTGGAAACACAGTCCATTGCGGCGCTGGTTAATGATGGCAAATGGTCGCCTTCAGTTTCACTGTCACCAGCCCTCAGAAAGGCTCTGCTGCATCTGGGCTGCGAGCCGGACGCTAAACTCTCGGCCCCTGCGGACGACATCCTGAAGGAGTGGTTACTAACGCTCACTCCAGCCTCCCAAAGCGGCGGCTTGGACGTCAGCCAGCAGATTGTTGTTTCTGAAGATCAGAATGCCCGACTTGTCGTCACTGCGGGACCTGGCTGCGGCAAGACACACACAGCAAGTGCGCGGGTCATTGAATTGGTCAAATCCGGCGTGAGCCCTGCAAGTATCCACCTAATTACTTTTACCCGTGTGGCTGCACAGGAGATCTCTGAAAGGGTCACATCTGCCCTTGCCGATCAGGTGTATGGCGCGGGAATACAAAGTTTCACGCTTGATTCTTTTGCATGGCATCTGATCGGTTCTATCGAAGATCAGGCCGCGTCGGGTGGTTTTGACCGGTCTATACGCCGAGCATCAGCTCTTCTGTCAGCCCGAGAACAGCGCTTGCTCGACTGGGTCGGACGTATTGGTCACCTGATCATTGACGAAGCTCAGGACGTTGTCGGCATCCGACAGGAACTCTGCACACAGCTGATTGCCGCGTTACCTGCATCAGTCGGGGTCACTGTATTCGGCGATTGGGCACAGGCCATTTACGGAGCTTGGTCTGACCAAAGCAAGAAAACCTCGTCATCCGCGAGCAATCTGCACTCACATCTTTCGGCGTCTGAGGACTGGAAAAAGCTTGAACTCAGCTTCAATCACCGCGCAGGGTCATCAAAACTAAAGGCGCTGGCCAGCAACGCGCGAGAAGCCCTCGGCGACACAGAATTGCCGAACAAAGAACGATACCTTTTGGTGCGCGAGATGCTTGAGAACGCGGCGTCGACGCAGGGCGCGGACTTGTTGGATCAGCGCATTCCGTGGAGTTTTGACAATCTGATACTGACCCGAAGTCGCATGGCGGCAGAAACGGCCTCGGCACGTTTGTCGCTGCGCGGCCGACCACACCGGCTGAAGTTGTCTGGCCATACTCAAGTAGTCGAGCCACTGATTGGTGCTATTTGTGCTGGAAAGACAGCCGGCGAACTGCTGACACAGAGCGATGTCGAGCAGCGAATGGAAGCGCTTTCTCCAGCACCCTTTGGATGGACGTCAGATGAAGCCTATGATCTTCTGAAGAGCGTGGCTGGGACGGGCAAAGCTGTCCCAAGACTGAGTGACATAGTCGCTAAGATCGAACAAAGTCCTATACTCATCGCTCATGACTACATCGGACAGTCAGGCCCTCTGATCGGCTCAGTCCATGGCGCGAAAGGCAAAGAAGCGGAAGACGTGTTCTTTCTGATGCCGCCCATCCCGGATCACGAAGACGTCGACTGGGACGAAGAAGCACGTGTCTTGTTCGTCGCCGGAAGTCGAGCATCCAAACGACTCCATCTCGGAAGAACGCGTCCGGTCTTCGGAAGCGTGAGGACAGACGGAAGCAGGTGGATTTCCGGGCGAGGCGGCGGACTGGCGCTTTCGGGGAATGATGGCCTATCGCCTCTGCCCGGCCGTGACGCGGTCGACGCTATATGGGAAGCAACTTTTGATCAGCCCCGCTGCACTTTCAGAAGGGAGAGTGTCGATTCTGAATGGCATTTGGTCCTCCAGAACGGAAAAGCTGTCGCGATAGCAATTGATCCACTCGCGGAGAACCTCAACTATCTGGCAGATGGCGCCCTCAGTCTTCCCCTTGGATCCCTGAGAATTGCGGGATCGTCCACCGTAGTAGCTACGCGGCGGGATGGAAAACCAATCGGAGTTTCGCTCCTGCCGGTTCTACAGGGCACCGCTAGAAGCGGCTCCCAATTCGATGAAAAGGGGAATGCATGA
- a CDS encoding DEAD/DEAH box helicase, which translates to MTIGEKQMDARQRVVDRLKEDLVGPYSKDEILRDSPAEVYFSGILYAQKTPVSSIEPDDDTIVNDDDDETSDKTPPNTFRPSSMGVSFAVAPKDGDETLIKISVSVGTYQANATESPSKENRFNWHRHQKRETFSVEVNNHTPSEIKPIPQIPGLGYWLRSKRHQDLFLVTVMLVNQQTNSKSADTVARDTANFYQVGFDVTADPDFGLIVPKPAVFSKSSDPEIQSNAMLYRDAPEYAVGHTCSVSWSQDQDRAVTLSSEWVPTVEVPIASASGDEEFFGNLVDRGENSVLGSQWLSEAGGSEITAGLAEFCQCYSDWIVSQELRIASLPSEHHETALRHLDTCRQALNRMLEGAKLLANDPEALLAFRLANRAIWLQNEWKRRGDPEIQPLVWRPFQLAFGLLCLKSTSDPTDTDRAVMDLLWFPTGGGKTEAYLLLAAYTVFLRRLKARGATDGAGVTAFMRYTLRLLTAQQFQRAASMILACDMLRRGDEKCPGVLLPDHFQSDASISIGLWVGKDTSPNKVEKVGEDGSPAQVADCPICGVELDWSVDENGERVLATCTDVTCSANGDAGHLPFWTVDEDVYRELPSLLIGTADKFVQIVSKPETGRLFGLADAHLNPPDLIIQDELHLISGPLGTMAGLLETAIDALCSHKGHRPKIIGSTATIRRADDQIRSLFNRESSQFPPPGIDQSNSGFAYTKKGSPGRLYVGVTSAGRTASYIYQAISASLFQAASDLSFVGADADKYWTLVGYFNSLRELGSASIIMQDDVTHSIQLISERRAETERKLQPPVELTSRVKSDEIKDKLKELELDRSSGAAADIVLASNMISVGMDIRRLGLMLVNGQPKTIAEYIQATSRVGRSNVPGLVVTLYNANKMRDRSRYENFPTWHGALYRDVEATGVTPFAPRARDKALHAPFVAMVRHLVPKMLHSPNEAMKYRAQLEDMIDRICARVSTIDEPEAAATRKELMEFLENWIRRGNLKRYWDDWSDAALLISAEKAAESQASNFSKGLARATPNTLRSVEASTKFVVTERET; encoded by the coding sequence ATGACCATTGGTGAAAAGCAAATGGATGCACGCCAGCGTGTTGTGGATCGGCTGAAAGAAGACTTGGTGGGCCCGTATAGCAAAGATGAAATTCTTCGCGACAGCCCAGCCGAGGTTTATTTTTCAGGAATACTCTATGCGCAAAAGACCCCCGTTTCGAGCATCGAGCCTGACGACGACACGATAGTCAACGATGACGATGACGAAACATCAGACAAGACCCCACCAAACACGTTTCGACCAAGCTCCATGGGAGTTTCGTTTGCGGTTGCGCCAAAGGACGGCGACGAAACACTGATCAAGATTTCGGTTTCGGTTGGCACCTACCAAGCGAACGCGACGGAATCCCCGAGCAAGGAAAACCGCTTTAATTGGCATCGGCACCAAAAGCGGGAAACCTTCTCAGTCGAAGTGAACAATCATACTCCAAGTGAAATCAAGCCAATACCGCAGATACCCGGGCTGGGATATTGGTTGCGGAGCAAGAGGCATCAGGACCTCTTCCTCGTAACGGTCATGCTGGTGAACCAGCAGACGAATTCTAAGTCGGCGGACACAGTTGCGCGTGATACAGCAAACTTTTATCAGGTTGGTTTTGATGTAACGGCGGATCCTGATTTTGGTCTCATTGTGCCCAAACCGGCCGTTTTTTCAAAAAGCTCTGATCCTGAAATACAGTCGAATGCCATGCTCTATAGAGACGCCCCGGAATATGCGGTCGGGCACACCTGTTCCGTGAGCTGGAGTCAGGATCAGGACCGCGCGGTTACGCTGTCTTCAGAATGGGTGCCAACGGTAGAAGTTCCAATCGCGAGCGCAAGTGGCGATGAAGAGTTTTTCGGCAATCTCGTCGATCGAGGGGAAAATTCGGTCCTTGGATCGCAATGGCTGTCCGAAGCTGGCGGCTCTGAAATCACGGCCGGTCTCGCGGAATTTTGCCAATGCTACTCTGATTGGATCGTTTCGCAGGAATTAAGGATCGCCTCCTTACCCTCTGAACACCATGAAACCGCCCTAAGGCACTTAGATACCTGCCGGCAAGCATTGAACCGAATGTTGGAAGGTGCAAAACTACTGGCCAACGATCCTGAAGCCCTGTTGGCCTTCAGGCTCGCCAACCGAGCTATTTGGCTCCAGAACGAATGGAAACGTCGAGGCGACCCAGAAATCCAACCTCTTGTGTGGCGACCATTTCAGTTGGCGTTTGGCCTTCTGTGTCTGAAATCCACCAGCGACCCAACAGACACAGACCGCGCGGTTATGGACTTGCTTTGGTTCCCTACCGGCGGCGGCAAGACGGAGGCATACCTTCTCCTTGCAGCATACACTGTTTTCTTACGTAGGCTGAAAGCCCGCGGCGCCACAGACGGCGCCGGCGTAACGGCTTTTATGCGCTATACGCTCAGGCTGCTGACCGCCCAGCAATTTCAACGCGCGGCGTCCATGATCCTCGCATGCGACATGCTGCGCCGCGGGGATGAAAAATGTCCGGGCGTTCTACTTCCTGATCATTTCCAATCGGATGCTTCTATCTCTATCGGTCTTTGGGTTGGAAAGGACACCAGCCCGAATAAAGTGGAAAAGGTGGGCGAGGACGGTTCGCCTGCGCAGGTAGCGGATTGTCCCATCTGCGGCGTGGAACTCGATTGGTCTGTGGACGAAAACGGCGAAAGAGTTCTCGCAACTTGTACCGATGTGACCTGTTCAGCCAACGGGGACGCTGGGCACCTACCCTTTTGGACGGTTGATGAAGACGTCTACCGCGAACTTCCTTCACTGCTGATAGGCACGGCGGACAAGTTCGTCCAAATTGTCAGCAAACCAGAAACAGGCAGGCTTTTCGGATTAGCAGACGCCCACCTGAACCCACCAGATCTGATCATTCAGGACGAACTGCATCTAATCTCTGGGCCATTGGGGACTATGGCGGGGCTTTTGGAAACAGCCATCGACGCGCTTTGTTCTCACAAAGGACATAGGCCAAAAATCATCGGCTCCACGGCGACAATCCGGCGGGCAGACGATCAGATCCGATCACTCTTCAACCGGGAATCTTCTCAATTCCCCCCACCGGGCATTGACCAGTCGAATTCCGGGTTCGCATATACAAAAAAAGGCAGCCCGGGCCGTCTATATGTGGGGGTAACGTCTGCCGGGCGGACGGCCAGTTACATTTATCAGGCCATCTCTGCCTCTCTCTTTCAGGCGGCCTCAGATCTGAGCTTCGTCGGCGCTGACGCGGACAAGTATTGGACGCTGGTGGGCTATTTCAACTCGCTGCGGGAACTCGGCAGCGCGTCGATCATCATGCAGGACGACGTTACGCACAGCATTCAGCTGATTTCTGAGCGTCGAGCGGAAACAGAAAGAAAATTGCAGCCACCCGTAGAACTTACCAGCCGCGTCAAGTCAGACGAAATTAAGGACAAGCTGAAAGAGCTCGAACTGGACCGAAGCAGCGGCGCGGCAGCCGATATCGTATTGGCCTCGAACATGATCTCCGTCGGGATGGACATCAGGCGCCTCGGCCTGATGCTCGTCAACGGTCAACCGAAAACCATTGCCGAATACATCCAAGCAACGAGCCGCGTTGGACGCTCCAACGTGCCTGGTCTCGTGGTGACGCTCTACAACGCCAACAAGATGCGAGACCGAAGCCGATATGAGAACTTCCCAACCTGGCATGGGGCGCTTTATCGTGATGTCGAAGCAACCGGGGTGACACCATTCGCCCCAAGAGCGCGGGATAAGGCGTTACACGCGCCTTTCGTGGCTATGGTCCGACACCTCGTCCCGAAAATGCTTCACTCACCAAACGAGGCCATGAAGTATCGGGCACAGCTCGAAGATATGATCGATAGAATCTGTGCGCGCGTCTCAACCATCGACGAGCCCGAAGCGGCGGCAACGCGGAAAGAACTCATGGAGTTCCTTGAAAACTGGATTCGCCGGGGAAATCTGAAGAGATATTGGGACGACTGGTCAGACGCAGCGCTGTTGATCTCCGCTGAAAAAGCGGCAGAAAGCCAAGCCTCAAATTTCTCGAAAGGCCTCGCCAGAGCGACACCGAACACATTGCGGTCGGTGGAGGCCTCCACCAAATTTGTGGTTACAGAACGAGAAACTTGA